A genomic region of Synechococcus sp. NOUM97013 contains the following coding sequences:
- a CDS encoding phosphodiester glycosidase family protein encodes MPIPPPPPPPTVEIRRAEQSQGDAVRIGGITTEGTWIWIGGDRRSPRQLWIPLDILTGRLGFQRVQERAGEALEWFGERRLLASLPTRTLDDEVAVDAAPWFRALKVGSSRSGKVLSLTLSSPRVLALRQGKGSTAGRLVLDLSGPALMQRRDDDLLLGVRTTPAQNAQLKQIGLTAQRQSQALVLKGKGEQPTLTLAGPWRIVIDGLNPTRSPGRVAPGNGLQAALMSPAIKAAQAQGLVLDVRTVRVGVKPLLVYRAGTPFDSDSLSLRPLPARGSQTGLRYLTQLAQQERALTAVNGGFFNRVRQLPLGAIRMDGTWISGPILNRGAIGWSIGQPLLFDRLRLDQTLQVAGGRRWGLGHLNSGYVQRGLSRYTRAWGPVYKALSGEEKAISIRAGKVIGQHDRAALVRGVPLAAGSSLIVSRAGAPLPAKPGDQVSINLRPSSPVGQQPQVLAGGPLLLKGGRMVLQGRQEGFSQAFLSQSAPRTVVGQDDKRVWLFTLRGRSGSDPTLLETTLALQQLGISDALNLDGGSSTTLVAANHTLMTGRGVTPRVQNGLGFVSP; translated from the coding sequence ATGCCCATACCGCCGCCGCCTCCCCCACCAACTGTTGAGATTCGGAGAGCGGAACAGAGCCAGGGTGATGCGGTGCGCATCGGTGGCATCACCACCGAAGGAACCTGGATCTGGATCGGTGGCGACCGGCGATCCCCTCGTCAGCTTTGGATTCCCCTCGACATCCTCACGGGGAGACTGGGATTTCAACGGGTTCAGGAGCGAGCGGGCGAAGCGCTCGAGTGGTTCGGAGAGCGACGGCTGCTGGCATCACTGCCGACGCGCACCCTTGACGATGAAGTCGCAGTAGATGCCGCCCCCTGGTTCAGAGCTCTGAAGGTGGGCAGCAGCAGAAGCGGCAAGGTGTTGTCGCTCACACTCTCCTCCCCGCGCGTGCTCGCACTGCGTCAGGGCAAGGGCAGCACAGCGGGACGCCTGGTGCTGGACCTGAGCGGCCCAGCGCTGATGCAACGCAGGGATGACGATCTGCTGCTTGGGGTGAGAACCACCCCCGCACAGAACGCACAGCTGAAGCAAATCGGACTGACCGCGCAACGCCAATCTCAAGCGTTGGTGTTGAAGGGCAAGGGCGAACAGCCCACGCTCACGCTGGCGGGGCCTTGGCGAATCGTGATCGATGGCCTGAACCCGACGCGGAGTCCAGGCCGTGTGGCCCCAGGCAATGGATTGCAGGCGGCATTGATGAGCCCAGCGATCAAGGCCGCACAAGCGCAGGGACTGGTGCTCGATGTCCGAACCGTGCGCGTGGGTGTCAAACCGCTGCTCGTTTACCGCGCCGGCACCCCCTTCGACAGCGACAGCCTCAGCCTGCGTCCGCTCCCAGCCCGGGGATCCCAGACAGGACTTCGGTATCTGACGCAATTGGCGCAGCAAGAACGCGCGCTCACTGCCGTGAACGGTGGGTTTTTCAATCGCGTGCGACAACTCCCGCTCGGTGCCATTCGCATGGATGGCACCTGGATCTCAGGCCCGATTCTCAATCGCGGCGCGATCGGCTGGTCCATCGGCCAGCCCCTGCTCTTCGACCGCTTGCGACTGGATCAGACCCTTCAGGTCGCTGGCGGACGTCGCTGGGGGCTCGGCCATCTGAACAGCGGTTATGTGCAGCGGGGCCTGAGTCGTTACACACGTGCCTGGGGGCCTGTCTACAAAGCACTCAGCGGCGAAGAGAAAGCGATCTCGATTCGTGCCGGGAAAGTCATCGGCCAGCACGATCGCGCGGCACTGGTGCGCGGAGTCCCTCTTGCAGCCGGCAGCTCCTTGATCGTGTCCCGTGCAGGGGCCCCACTCCCAGCCAAGCCAGGCGATCAGGTCAGCATCAACCTGCGCCCTTCAAGCCCAGTCGGCCAACAACCGCAGGTTCTGGCGGGAGGCCCTTTGCTTTTGAAGGGGGGCCGGATGGTGCTTCAAGGACGCCAGGAAGGCTTCAGTCAGGCGTTCCTTTCCCAGTCAGCCCCGCGAACCGTTGTGGGGCAGGACGACAAGCGCGTGTGGCTGTTCACGCTGCGGGGACGTTCCGGCAGCGACCCAACGCTGCTGGAGACCACGCTGGCCCTCCAACAGCTGGGCATCAGCGACGCCCTCAATCTCGATGGCGGCAGCTCCACCACCTTGGTGGCGGCCAATCACACCCTGATGACCGGTCGCGGCGTCACACCCCGCGTTCAGAACGGTCTTGGCTTTGTCAGCCCATGA
- the rpsL gene encoding 30S ribosomal protein S12: protein MPTIQQLIRTERQSSKAKTKSPALKACPERRGVCTRVYTSTPKKPNSALRKVARVRLTSGFEVTAYIGGIGHNLQEHSVVLIRGGRVKDLPGVRYHIIRGTLDTAGVKDRRQSRSKYGAKAPKE, encoded by the coding sequence ATGCCAACCATCCAGCAACTGATCCGCACTGAGCGCCAGAGCTCCAAGGCGAAAACCAAGTCTCCCGCCCTGAAGGCCTGTCCCGAGCGCCGTGGCGTGTGCACCCGCGTGTACACCTCCACACCCAAAAAGCCCAACTCGGCCCTTCGCAAGGTGGCCCGTGTGCGCCTCACCTCCGGATTTGAGGTGACCGCCTACATCGGCGGCATTGGTCACAACCTGCAGGAGCACTCGGTTGTGCTGATCCGCGGCGGTCGTGTCAAGGATCTGCCCGGTGTGCGCTACCACATCATTCGCGGAACGCTTGATACCGCTGGCGTGAAGGACCGTCGCCAGTCCCGTTCGAAGTACGGCGCCAAGGCTCCTAAGGAGTGA
- the lipA gene encoding lipoyl synthase — MTSVLKPDWLRVKAPQRERIGAVADMLLDLKLNTVCQEASCPNIGECFAGGTATFLIMGPGCTRACPYCDIDFDKSVRQLDPTEPERLGEAVARLGLKHVVITSVNRDDLEDGGASQFVACIEQVKQRSPLTTIELLIPDFCGNWDALATVMEAAPHVLNHNIETVPRLYRQARPQGEYQRSLELLKRVREGWPKAYSKSGLMVGLGENDAEVIDVLRDLRAHQVDIVTIGQYLSPGPKHLAVDRFVTPEQFDSYREVGEGELGFLQVVSTPLTRSSYHAGEVQKLMLSHPR; from the coding sequence ATGACCTCCGTCCTGAAACCTGACTGGCTCCGCGTCAAAGCACCGCAACGGGAACGCATCGGAGCCGTTGCAGACATGCTGCTTGACCTGAAGCTCAACACGGTCTGCCAGGAAGCCAGCTGTCCCAACATCGGGGAATGCTTCGCAGGCGGGACGGCCACATTTCTGATCATGGGCCCCGGTTGCACGCGCGCCTGCCCTTACTGCGACATCGACTTCGACAAAAGCGTTCGGCAGCTCGACCCCACAGAGCCTGAACGCCTCGGCGAGGCTGTGGCAAGGCTCGGTCTGAAGCACGTCGTGATCACCTCAGTGAATCGCGACGACCTGGAGGACGGTGGCGCCTCCCAGTTCGTGGCCTGCATCGAACAGGTCAAACAGCGCTCACCGCTCACCACCATCGAACTGCTGATCCCTGACTTCTGCGGCAACTGGGATGCCCTCGCCACCGTGATGGAGGCGGCGCCCCATGTGCTGAATCACAACATCGAAACCGTGCCCCGCTTGTATCGACAAGCCAGACCACAGGGTGAGTACCAGCGATCGCTGGAGCTGCTGAAGCGTGTGCGTGAAGGCTGGCCCAAGGCCTACAGCAAATCAGGACTGATGGTGGGGCTCGGAGAAAACGATGCGGAAGTGATTGATGTGCTGCGCGACCTGCGTGCGCATCAGGTCGACATCGTCACCATCGGTCAATACCTTTCACCCGGTCCGAAGCATCTGGCGGTGGACCGTTTCGTCACTCCAGAGCAGTTCGACTCGTACCGCGAGGTGGGTGAAGGTGAGCTGGGCTTCCTTCAGGTGGTGAGCACACCACTCACGCGCAGCAGTTACCACGCTGGCGAGGTGCAAAAGCTGATGCTCAGCCATCCCCGCTAA
- a CDS encoding YciI family protein gives MPWFVKQEVFTPAMRALPADERRSHCDAHRAWLDAERAKGRTLYSGFLVDGQEKPGGGGLLIFEAASYESAHAWVTRDPMIHRGLVTWSLHAWRPVCANALPSSQAW, from the coding sequence ATGCCTTGGTTCGTCAAGCAGGAAGTGTTCACGCCAGCCATGCGGGCACTTCCTGCCGATGAGCGTCGCTCCCACTGTGATGCCCATCGCGCATGGCTCGATGCTGAGCGGGCGAAAGGCAGGACGCTTTACAGCGGTTTTCTCGTGGATGGCCAGGAGAAGCCCGGAGGCGGCGGCTTGCTGATCTTTGAGGCCGCGTCCTATGAAAGCGCCCATGCCTGGGTGACGCGCGATCCAATGATTCACCGCGGCCTGGTGACCTGGTCGCTGCATGCCTGGCGACCTGTTTGTGCCAATGCCTTGCCCTCTTCGCAGGCTTGGTGA
- the gltB gene encoding glutamate synthase large subunit: MTHLPGSYWPYSDSAAPEAVAGEKDACGVGFLAQLQGEASHWVLQQALRGLGCMEHRGGCGGDGDSGDGAGVLCQIPWTYLREVWPEAAAAKGLGMMFMPTEASCREDVRRVCDAEATALGLRPLGWRTVPVDPTVLGPMARATAPVIEQWVLDGTGDDSAFEGLLLRLRRRIGARIRAEFGTDGGHELYVASLSSRTVVYKGMVRSEVLAQYYADLRDPRFAVSFAVYHRRFSTNTLPRWPLAQPMRLLGHNGEINTLLGNLNWAKASEASLENVWGEAADDLIPVVNPAFSDSANLDATLELMVRSGRSITDSLITLVPEAFRNQPDLDTRPDVTAMYEFNAGIQEPWDGPALLVFADGKRVGATLDRNGLRPARWCTTEDGFVIMGSETGVVDLSGKTIVQKGRLGPGQMVAVDLERGELLDNWSVKEDAACRFPYTEWLQQHRRSVAPQPWAQDRQVSELDLLRLQTAMGFTAEDFDLIIEDMAALGKEPTYCMGDDIPLAVLSDKPHLLFDYFKQRFAQVTNPPIDPLREKLVMSLEMHLGERRPALKPQAEAAAVIHLETPVLNEAELAAISQQGLPVQTLSTQVAVEACAGGLQPALEALCQAAEQAVRSGAQVLVLSDRVDASGAAAPLTPTTVAMPSLLSVGAVHHHLLRQKLRLQCSLVVDTAQCWSTHHMACLIGYGASAVCPWLTWETTRHWLEHPKTKKRIEQGKLPALDADQVQANVRLSLENGLRKILSKIGISLLASYHGAQIFEAIGLGADVIDIAFSGTTSRVAGMTLAELANETLSMHAKAFPELNRSKLEFMGFVQYRSGAEYHRNNPELSKALHKAVAQGPGYDHFSTYQALLENRPVMALRDLLDFKLASTPLPLDQVESVESICTRFCTGGMSLGALSREAHEVLAVAMNRIGGKSNSGEGGEDPARFQVLKDVDGEGRSASFPSIGGLRNGDTACSAIKQVASGRFGVTAEYLRSGKQLEIKVAQGAKPGEGGQLPGPKVDKYIAWLRNSKPGVALISPPPHHDIYSIEDLAQLIHDLHQVHPAAPVSVKLVAEIGIGTIAAGVAKANADVIQISGHDGGTGASPLSSIKHAGGPWELGLTEVHRALLENGLRERVLLRADGGLKTGWDVVIAALLGAEEYGFGSIAMIAEGCVMARVCHTNNCPVGVATQKENLRKRFTGVPEHVVNFFWYVAEEVRQLMSLLGVSSLKDLIGRTDLLKARSIELAKTKCVDLSSLLAPIHGAEDRSWLCHSAQAHGNGPILEDQLLADAQLMAAVESHGSLSRSVEIINTDRSVCARLAGEIAQRHGNRGFNGQLDLTFRGASGQSFGAFLVQGMNVRLEGEANDYVGKSMNSGRITLVPADATANPGDQVILGNTCLYGATGGELFAHGRAGERFGVRNSGARAVVEGAGDHCCEYMTGGVVVVLGSTGRNVGAGMTGGVTFLLDDNDRVTPRVNPEIVEVCSITTDAQASLLKQLLESHVATTGSEKAAALLADWSAAKSRFKVLVPPSEREAMGLLDRAAVAA, from the coding sequence ATGACTCACCTTCCCGGTTCCTATTGGCCCTACAGCGACAGTGCTGCGCCTGAGGCCGTGGCCGGTGAAAAAGATGCTTGCGGCGTTGGATTCCTGGCGCAGCTTCAGGGTGAGGCCAGCCATTGGGTTCTGCAGCAGGCCTTGCGTGGACTGGGTTGTATGGAGCACCGCGGCGGGTGTGGCGGCGATGGGGACTCCGGCGATGGTGCTGGTGTGCTCTGTCAGATCCCCTGGACCTATCTACGGGAGGTTTGGCCAGAAGCGGCCGCAGCGAAAGGTCTGGGCATGATGTTCATGCCCACGGAGGCAAGCTGCCGAGAGGATGTACGCCGCGTCTGTGATGCGGAGGCCACCGCCCTGGGGTTGCGACCTCTGGGATGGCGCACGGTTCCTGTTGATCCAACCGTGCTTGGTCCCATGGCGCGGGCAACGGCACCTGTTATCGAGCAGTGGGTGCTCGATGGCACTGGGGATGACTCGGCTTTCGAGGGTCTGCTTCTGCGCTTGCGCCGCAGGATCGGTGCTCGAATCCGTGCCGAGTTCGGTACCGATGGTGGCCATGAGCTTTACGTGGCGTCCCTGAGCAGCCGCACGGTTGTTTACAAGGGGATGGTGCGCTCCGAGGTCTTGGCGCAGTACTACGCCGATCTCAGGGATCCGCGTTTCGCCGTCAGCTTTGCGGTTTATCACCGACGTTTCAGTACCAACACACTGCCCCGCTGGCCACTGGCCCAGCCGATGCGTTTGCTGGGGCATAACGGCGAGATCAACACCCTTCTGGGCAACCTCAACTGGGCCAAAGCCTCGGAAGCCAGTCTTGAGAACGTCTGGGGTGAGGCGGCCGATGACCTGATTCCGGTGGTGAATCCTGCCTTCAGTGATTCCGCCAACCTCGATGCCACCTTGGAGCTGATGGTGCGCAGTGGGCGGTCGATTACCGACAGCCTGATCACGCTGGTGCCGGAAGCATTCCGAAATCAGCCCGACCTCGACACTCGTCCGGATGTGACGGCGATGTACGAATTCAATGCCGGAATCCAGGAACCCTGGGATGGCCCGGCGTTGTTGGTGTTTGCCGATGGCAAGCGGGTGGGGGCCACGTTGGACCGCAACGGGTTACGGCCAGCGCGCTGGTGCACCACTGAGGACGGTTTCGTGATCATGGGATCGGAGACCGGTGTGGTGGATCTCAGCGGCAAGACCATCGTCCAGAAAGGGCGACTCGGCCCTGGACAGATGGTGGCCGTGGATCTGGAACGCGGTGAGTTGCTCGACAACTGGTCCGTCAAGGAGGACGCGGCGTGTCGTTTCCCCTACACCGAATGGTTGCAGCAGCACCGCCGCAGCGTGGCTCCGCAGCCCTGGGCCCAGGACCGACAGGTGAGTGAACTCGATCTTCTGCGCCTGCAGACCGCCATGGGTTTCACCGCCGAGGATTTCGATCTGATCATTGAAGACATGGCGGCTCTGGGTAAAGAGCCGACCTACTGCATGGGTGATGACATCCCCTTGGCGGTGCTCTCCGATAAGCCCCACCTGCTGTTCGACTACTTCAAGCAGCGCTTCGCCCAGGTCACCAACCCACCGATCGATCCGCTTCGGGAAAAGCTGGTGATGAGTCTGGAGATGCATCTCGGTGAACGACGTCCTGCCCTGAAGCCCCAGGCCGAGGCCGCTGCCGTGATCCATCTGGAGACCCCAGTGTTGAACGAGGCCGAGTTGGCTGCCATCAGCCAGCAGGGGCTGCCGGTGCAGACCCTGTCCACGCAAGTTGCAGTTGAGGCTTGTGCCGGCGGGCTGCAGCCTGCGCTCGAAGCGCTCTGTCAGGCCGCAGAACAAGCGGTGCGCAGTGGTGCACAGGTGCTCGTCCTCTCCGACCGAGTCGATGCGTCAGGTGCCGCTGCTCCGCTCACCCCCACCACGGTGGCCATGCCATCGCTGCTGTCCGTGGGAGCTGTGCACCATCACCTGCTTCGACAAAAGCTGAGGTTGCAGTGCTCCCTGGTGGTGGATACCGCGCAGTGCTGGAGCACGCACCACATGGCGTGCCTAATCGGGTATGGCGCCAGTGCCGTTTGTCCTTGGCTCACTTGGGAGACCACCCGACACTGGCTGGAGCACCCCAAAACCAAAAAACGCATTGAGCAGGGCAAGCTGCCCGCCCTGGATGCCGATCAGGTGCAGGCCAATGTGCGTTTGTCTCTTGAAAACGGCCTTCGCAAGATCCTGTCCAAGATCGGAATCTCGCTGCTGGCCAGTTACCACGGCGCTCAGATCTTCGAGGCGATCGGTCTTGGTGCCGATGTGATCGACATTGCCTTCAGCGGGACCACCAGCCGGGTCGCGGGCATGACTCTTGCTGAATTGGCCAATGAAACCCTGTCGATGCATGCCAAGGCCTTCCCCGAACTGAATCGCAGCAAGCTCGAGTTCATGGGTTTTGTTCAGTACCGCAGTGGTGCCGAGTACCACCGCAACAACCCCGAACTCTCCAAGGCATTGCACAAAGCTGTAGCCCAAGGCCCTGGCTACGACCATTTCTCCACCTACCAGGCTCTGTTGGAGAACCGACCGGTCATGGCCCTGCGGGACCTGCTGGACTTCAAGTTGGCATCCACCCCGCTTCCCCTCGATCAGGTGGAAAGCGTTGAGAGCATCTGCACGCGCTTCTGCACGGGTGGAATGAGCCTCGGCGCACTGTCCCGTGAAGCCCATGAAGTCCTGGCGGTGGCGATGAATCGCATCGGCGGCAAGAGCAACAGCGGTGAGGGCGGTGAAGACCCAGCCCGTTTCCAGGTGCTTAAGGATGTCGATGGAGAAGGTCGATCGGCGTCCTTCCCCAGCATCGGTGGACTGCGCAATGGCGATACCGCCTGCTCCGCGATCAAACAGGTGGCTTCAGGCCGTTTCGGTGTGACAGCTGAATACCTGCGGAGTGGTAAGCAGCTGGAAATCAAGGTGGCTCAAGGGGCCAAGCCCGGTGAGGGCGGCCAGTTGCCAGGTCCGAAGGTGGACAAGTACATCGCCTGGCTTCGCAACAGCAAGCCAGGTGTGGCTTTGATTTCACCGCCGCCGCACCATGACATCTATTCGATTGAAGATCTCGCCCAGTTGATCCACGATCTCCACCAGGTCCATCCCGCAGCGCCTGTCAGCGTGAAGCTGGTGGCTGAAATCGGTATCGGCACCATCGCTGCCGGTGTGGCGAAAGCCAATGCCGATGTGATTCAGATCTCGGGCCATGACGGCGGCACCGGCGCCTCACCGCTCAGCTCGATTAAGCATGCCGGCGGCCCTTGGGAGTTGGGCCTGACCGAAGTGCATCGCGCTCTGTTGGAGAACGGTCTGCGTGAACGGGTGCTGCTGCGGGCCGATGGTGGCCTTAAAACCGGCTGGGACGTGGTGATCGCTGCCCTCCTTGGTGCAGAGGAGTACGGCTTCGGTTCGATCGCCATGATCGCCGAAGGCTGCGTGATGGCTCGCGTTTGCCACACCAACAACTGCCCTGTTGGTGTGGCCACACAGAAGGAGAACCTGCGCAAGCGCTTCACCGGCGTCCCCGAGCATGTCGTCAACTTCTTCTGGTACGTCGCCGAGGAAGTTCGTCAGCTGATGAGCTTGCTGGGTGTGAGCAGCCTTAAAGATCTGATTGGACGCACCGATCTGCTCAAGGCCCGATCGATCGAGTTGGCCAAGACCAAGTGTGTGGACCTTTCCAGCCTGCTCGCTCCGATCCATGGTGCTGAGGATCGCTCCTGGCTTTGCCATAGCGCTCAGGCCCATGGCAATGGCCCGATCCTTGAGGATCAGCTCCTGGCGGACGCTCAGCTGATGGCTGCGGTGGAGAGCCATGGCTCGCTCAGCCGCAGTGTTGAGATCATCAACACCGACCGCAGTGTCTGCGCCCGACTGGCGGGTGAAATCGCCCAACGCCACGGCAACCGTGGTTTCAACGGACAGCTCGATCTGACCTTCCGTGGCGCTTCCGGGCAGAGCTTTGGTGCCTTCCTGGTGCAAGGCATGAATGTTCGGCTCGAGGGTGAGGCGAATGATTACGTCGGCAAGAGCATGAACAGTGGCCGGATCACCCTGGTGCCTGCTGATGCCACTGCCAATCCTGGCGATCAGGTGATTCTCGGCAACACCTGTCTGTACGGAGCGACCGGTGGCGAACTGTTTGCCCATGGTCGTGCCGGTGAGCGCTTTGGTGTCCGCAACAGTGGTGCCCGTGCGGTCGTGGAGGGCGCCGGAGATCACTGCTGTGAGTACATGACCGGTGGCGTTGTGGTGGTGCTTGGCAGCACCGGACGCAACGTCGGTGCCGGCATGACCGGTGGTGTGACCTTCCTGCTCGATGACAATGACCGGGTCACTCCCCGCGTCAATCCTGAGATCGTTGAAGTGTGCAGCATCACCACCGATGCGCAGGCTTCGTTGCTGAAGCAATTGCTCGAGTCGCATGTGGCGACCACTGGCAGTGAGAAGGCTGCAGCCCTGCTGGCGGATTGGTCAGCGGCCAAGTCGCGGTTCAAGGTGCTGGTGCCACCAAGTGAGCGGGAGGCCATGGGCTTGCTGGATCGGGCTGCTGTGGCGGCCTGA
- the rpsG gene encoding 30S ribosomal protein S7 produces the protein MSRRNAAVKRPVLPDPQFNNRLATMLVARLMKHGKKSTAQRILSDAFSLIGERTGGDPIELFETAVKNATPLVEVRARRVGGATYQVPMEVRQERGTAMALRWLVSFSRARNGRSMAQKLAGELMDAANEAGSAVRKREETHKMAEANKAFAHYRY, from the coding sequence ATGTCACGCCGTAACGCCGCCGTCAAGCGCCCGGTTCTTCCCGATCCTCAGTTCAACAACCGCCTCGCCACCATGCTGGTGGCCCGGTTGATGAAGCACGGTAAGAAGTCGACCGCACAGCGGATCCTTTCTGATGCGTTCAGCCTGATTGGCGAGCGGACCGGCGGTGACCCCATCGAACTGTTCGAAACCGCTGTCAAGAACGCCACCCCTTTGGTTGAAGTGCGTGCACGCCGCGTCGGTGGTGCGACCTATCAGGTCCCCATGGAAGTGCGCCAGGAGCGCGGCACTGCGATGGCGCTGCGTTGGCTGGTGAGCTTCTCCCGTGCGCGTAACGGCCGAAGCATGGCCCAGAAACTGGCTGGTGAACTGATGGATGCTGCCAACGAGGCCGGCAGCGCCGTTCGCAAGCGCGAAGAAACTCACAAGATGGCCGAAGCCAACAAAGCTTTCGCCCACTACCGCTACTGA
- the fusA gene encoding elongation factor G, with the protein MARDFPLERVRNIGIAAHIDAGKTTTTERILFYSGVVHKIGEVHDGAAVTDWMAQERERGITITAAAISTSWKDHRINIIDTPGHVDFTIEVERSMRVLDGVIAVFCAVGGVQPQSETVWRQADRYSVPRMVFVNKMDRTGADFLKVHGQIKDRLKANAAPIQLPIGAEGELSGIIDLVENKAHIYKDDLGQDIEVTDVPDDMKDQVEEWRNFLMEAVAETDEALIEKFLESGELSTEELKKGIREGVLKHGLVPVLCGSAFKNKGVQLVLDAVVDYLPAPIDVPPIQGVLPDGKEAVRPSDDNAPFSALAFKVMADPYGKLTFVRMYSGVLQKGSYVLNSTKGEKERISRLVVLKADDREEVDALRAGDLGAVLGLKNTTTGDTLCSSDDPIVLETLFIPEPVISVAVEPKTKGDMEKLSKALVALAEEDPTFRVNTDAETGQTVIAGMGELHLEILVDRMLREFKVEANIGAPQVSYRETIRSSSGGEGKFSRQTGGKGQYGHVVIEMEPGEPESGFEFVNKIVGGVVPKEFIKPSEMGMKETCESGVIAGFPMIDVKVTMVDGSYHDVDSSEMAFKIAGSMAFKDAVKKCNPVLLEPMMKVEVEVPEDFLGSIIGDLSSRRGQVEGQAIDDGTSKVSAKVPLAEMFGYATELRSMTQGRGIFSMEFSHYEDVPRNVAEAIISKNQGNS; encoded by the coding sequence GTGGCCCGCGACTTCCCCCTGGAACGCGTCAGAAATATCGGTATCGCCGCGCATATTGATGCTGGCAAAACCACCACGACAGAACGAATCCTGTTCTATTCGGGTGTGGTTCACAAGATCGGCGAGGTGCATGACGGCGCCGCAGTGACCGACTGGATGGCCCAGGAACGTGAGCGTGGCATCACCATCACAGCTGCTGCAATTTCCACCAGTTGGAAAGATCACCGCATCAACATCATCGACACGCCTGGGCACGTCGACTTCACCATTGAGGTGGAGCGCTCCATGCGTGTGCTCGATGGCGTGATCGCAGTGTTCTGTGCTGTGGGTGGTGTCCAACCCCAGTCGGAAACTGTCTGGAGGCAAGCCGATCGGTACTCGGTGCCTCGAATGGTGTTCGTGAACAAGATGGACCGCACGGGTGCGGACTTCCTCAAGGTTCACGGCCAGATCAAGGATCGCCTGAAGGCCAACGCAGCACCAATCCAGCTCCCCATCGGGGCTGAGGGTGAACTCAGCGGCATCATCGACCTCGTTGAGAACAAGGCCCACATCTACAAGGATGACCTTGGGCAGGACATCGAAGTGACCGATGTTCCTGACGACATGAAGGATCAGGTTGAGGAATGGCGCAACTTCCTGATGGAAGCCGTCGCCGAAACCGATGAGGCCCTGATCGAGAAGTTCCTGGAATCTGGCGAACTCAGCACTGAAGAACTGAAGAAAGGCATCCGTGAAGGCGTGTTGAAGCACGGCCTTGTGCCTGTTCTCTGCGGTTCAGCCTTTAAGAACAAAGGCGTTCAGCTGGTTCTCGATGCCGTTGTCGATTACCTGCCTGCACCGATCGACGTTCCCCCCATTCAAGGCGTGCTGCCTGATGGAAAGGAAGCCGTCCGTCCATCTGACGACAACGCACCCTTCAGCGCACTGGCCTTCAAGGTCATGGCTGACCCCTACGGCAAGCTCACTTTCGTCCGGATGTATTCCGGTGTGCTTCAGAAGGGCAGCTACGTGCTCAACTCAACCAAGGGTGAGAAAGAGCGCATCTCCCGCCTCGTGGTGCTCAAGGCTGATGACCGCGAAGAAGTTGATGCCCTGCGCGCCGGCGATCTTGGCGCCGTGCTCGGACTGAAGAACACCACCACAGGTGACACCCTGTGTTCCTCTGACGATCCGATCGTCCTGGAGACCCTGTTCATCCCAGAGCCTGTGATCTCCGTGGCTGTTGAGCCCAAGACCAAGGGCGATATGGAGAAGCTCTCCAAAGCGCTGGTTGCACTGGCTGAGGAAGATCCCACCTTCCGCGTCAACACGGATGCGGAAACTGGTCAGACCGTGATCGCCGGAATGGGCGAGCTCCACCTGGAGATTCTGGTGGACCGCATGCTGCGGGAATTCAAGGTGGAAGCCAACATCGGCGCTCCTCAGGTGTCCTATCGCGAAACCATCCGCAGCTCTTCTGGTGGTGAAGGCAAGTTCTCCCGTCAGACCGGTGGTAAGGGTCAGTACGGTCACGTTGTGATCGAAATGGAGCCCGGCGAGCCTGAATCCGGCTTCGAATTCGTCAACAAGATTGTCGGCGGCGTGGTCCCCAAGGAATTCATCAAGCCCTCTGAAATGGGCATGAAGGAAACCTGCGAGTCCGGCGTGATTGCCGGATTCCCCATGATCGACGTGAAAGTCACCATGGTCGACGGTTCATACCACGATGTGGACTCGTCGGAGATGGCGTTCAAGATCGCCGGCTCCATGGCTTTCAAAGATGCGGTCAAGAAGTGCAATCCTGTGCTTCTTGAACCGATGATGAAAGTCGAGGTCGAGGTCCCCGAGGATTTTCTCGGCTCGATCATCGGTGACCTGTCCTCCCGTCGAGGACAGGTTGAAGGTCAGGCAATTGACGATGGCACGTCGAAAGTCTCGGCCAAGGTGCCCCTGGCCGAGATGTTCGGCTACGCCACCGAGCTCCGATCCATGACCCAGGGTCGGGGTATTTTCTCGATGGAATTCAGCCACTATGAGGATGTTCCTCGCAATGTGGCCGAGGCCATCATCTCCAAGAATCAGGGCAATTCCTGA
- a CDS encoding AIR synthase: protein MAAMLQITATAAAELGRQAAVAGTPGLMHLDLTKGHCEQNVIRLQPGHLAGTPVARADGVTLHAPQAQLKLLEGLTLDYRSDISGGGFLILSNDQVRCCACGSAFSRI from the coding sequence ATGGCAGCCATGCTGCAGATCACCGCAACAGCCGCCGCTGAATTGGGCCGCCAGGCCGCTGTTGCTGGCACCCCAGGTCTGATGCACCTCGATCTGACCAAGGGTCATTGCGAGCAGAACGTGATTCGCCTGCAGCCAGGACATCTTGCCGGCACTCCCGTCGCACGCGCTGACGGGGTGACGCTGCACGCACCCCAAGCGCAGCTCAAGTTGCTTGAAGGGTTGACCCTCGACTACCGGAGCGACATCAGCGGGGGCGGTTTTCTGATTCTCAGCAACGATCAAGTGCGCTGCTGTGCCTGCGGAAGCGCCTTCAGTCGGATCTGA